In Polyodon spathula isolate WHYD16114869_AA chromosome 23, ASM1765450v1, whole genome shotgun sequence, the DNA window TTTTTGAATAAAcacttggaataaaaaaaatactttacctGCTCTACTTCGTCCGCCATTTTTCAAATTACAAATGGAAAACCCCGCGGGATTTTATACCGTTAAGAGAACGGGATTTAAAACAAGGCGTGTGTAACGCAACGCAGTCCGCAGGCGCAGTAAAGCGTTCTGAAGCTCCCAACTCGAGACAGGTGTTGGGTCTCtatgtaacattattattattattattattattattattattatagcccgaaataataattattattgttagatatcccccccaccccccccgtaatatattaattatatcagTAGTGCAAGTCTAGATCAAGCCAATCGGCTATGCGATACTTCTGtacttgaaattaaattaaaactagaacgttatgatttttttttaaatcagcctgTTTTATATTGGACGTATTGTTCAAACAACCTCACAGATATTGGACATTTGGTCATTCGTattcacattataaaaaaaaagttttaaatagttttttttttttttttttcatttaaagttgCTCTagaataaaattataaattacaaaccgtagcattaaaaaaaaaaaaaagacaagtcaaaaataaaatgaaacggGCCATGTTTAGTAGAGCGAACCATCTCTCAACAGCTTGAGTCTGAGATTCCAAGATGCATTAATTTCCCATACACATTATGGGAGAGCATCATGAGTATTTATTATTGGTCCTGAAGAGGTTACATTGTCATGTAGCTTGTGCCCCCAAAAAAGGACCGTGACAAAACGGTAGATGAACTGTATGTGCTCACTGACCTATCAGTGTATCTGCGAGGGTTCATACTTGAACACACTTCCGCTTTGGAAAAATCCAggttacagtatataaatattcaATACGACACCGGAACAAAGTCAGCAACGCGTAGGCCTTCGCAAAGGTGGGGCGATGGGGGTGTGCTTGTTATAACGGGATGATGCTGCACCTGCTTGatcatgttttaatttgattGACTGTTTTGTCAGGATTCTTTCAAGTAGAAAATTTCAAACAACAAGCATTCGACATGTGTTCGTCGGCTTTTGTTTTTTCCGTTGTTACTAGCTTTActggtgtgctgtgttgttttcTCCTGCCACAACCAGTGTATCCCTGCATCCGCCTTAACAACAGACCCATCATAGGTAAGTGAGATTCAGAATGCAACTAAAGCTGTAACACTATTCAGTAAATGTGTAATGTTCTGTACCGTACCGTCTAACACAATCAACAGTCATGAAGGAAGAATTTTATTTCTTTCATAACCTAATTTTATCCAATGACATAAAAAGGCAGCTGTACCGACGCCGCACACTATGTCAATAAAGCCAGTTATGCTGCGTAGTACTAGTACAATTGCCGACAAAAGCTGACACCCAGCACGAAAACGTGTTAAATATAAGACTTTAGTGAGCATTAACAACTAACTAATACGagaaagaccaaaatacacactTTCTAATagtttaactatatatatatatatatatatatatatatatatatatatatatatatatatataatatataagacaattTCAAATGATGTTATTATTGCACCCCAGCTTTACCATATATCcgcattttgcttttattacagctttcagacgtttatgataattcttaaccagcaAGTtgcatcttgttggtgaaatatGTGCCCATTCTGCCTTGCCCATTTCCTTCAGCATAGACAGATTGCATACACAATGGATGTTTggatgcaggtttttttttttttttttttttttcttcagatcaGTCCAGAACATTTCTATTGGAATAAGAGCAGGTGATTGCAGAAGGCAATTCTAGAACTTAATCTttgttttctattacatttttacagagttTTAATGTAACAGTGCCCATACTTTAATGATGATCagatatttgaaattgcttttgtcctttttcatttttaagaaagattgtttgttaaattacattatattaaatgtaaGGTACCAGTAATTTTGTCTGTGACTCTAACAatctgctaatatatatatatatatatatatatatatatatatatatatatatatagtagatatatatatatatatatcatttaattaGTTgcataatctttaaaaaatattaattatcatTCAGAATAGCTGCATATCtttcatgaaataaaatacagactccATTTTTTGCTGTCTAAATGAAATGCTGACCAACAATTTTCCTggtctttctttatttctttatttatttatattttggctCACTACAAACCCCCCTCACACCACCACTTACAATGTAAACATTCCAGTTCTCTTGCCAAAACTATAGGAGCATGACATATTTGTCTTGGCTTTTTCATCATGAGTTTGaaataaagggttaaaaaaaaggtagaatATAATGAATGAAGGTGAACAGTCTGTCTAGctgttctttcattttaatgcttGTTTTAAAGGCTTGCCAACAAAGAACTGATGTAAGATATTTCCGTTAGGGTTGAAGTAACCCTCCCAGAGCTGTAATGACTCCACTCCCAAGTAGTAAGTGTAACACTCCTAATTAATCATTTGTGTTCCTAAGGGATCCTGGCACAAGAAAATCAAAAGAGCGATCTCCACCCTCAGGGGATATCTTACATTGCTGCTTCATATGTAAAACACCTGGAAGCAGCTGGAGCCCGAGTGGTGCCTGTGAGGTAAGGGTTTCACACTTCTACGTTGCGACCCGCAGCGTCTTGTCATTTCAGTTCTACCAATTAATTTTCACCTTTTATATTGAGCAAGACTTAAATCTGTGCTGGAGGAACATTCACTGAAACTTTGCTACCCTTCTTCCACAGAATAAATCGTACAGAGGATGAATATGAAAAGCTTTTCTACTCCATAAATGGGTATGTGTTTCGTTTCAAAAAATAAACCTTCagcgagttttattttttttattttttgagttcTACTGTCATCTCTTTACCACATTACTCTATTGGTTAACCTTCTCTTTCTGCTTCACCTACAAACCACATTATCTATACTGTACATTCCCTATAGGCAGTTTAAGCTGTGGGGACTCAAGCTCCAACCCACATTGAAATCAGCTTGTCAGTATGCCATTGTATAAGGAAGCTCATTCTACAGGGACTACTTGTTGCAGTAGGAGGTGGTCAGAATATCTTTAAGCCTTGTTATAGCCCAGGAAGGATGAAGTAAAGGGATTGCCTCAgttatatggtaacagtatccatTTGCAACTGCAGCCAGACCACAAGAGTACATTTTAATCATGGCATGCTGTTTGTATTGCTGGGTGAAGTTAAAATGACTGTTCATTGTTTCAGGTTGTTGCTACCAGGAGGAGAAGTGGATATTGAAAGATCCCAGTTTGCCAGAGTGGCGAAGATATTCTATGATCTGGCAATacaggtatttttaaaatgtgttttagaagATGTttgtatgtttgcgctgcgactggctcATTTACTACACCTGTCCCtaagtattttacatttttaatgcattatCTTATGTTTCAGCCATTTCCTGCTAGATATTTGACTGGGAGTTATTTAGTGAAAGTACAATTATCAGTTATCTACAggtaaattcaattaaaaaagaaaaaaaaaaaaaaaaaaaaagctgtttttgttttattttttttttatttttatttttaggccaaCGATGAATCTGACTACTTTCCAATCTGGGGAACGTGTCTAGGATTTGAGCAGCTAACAGTTCTCACCAGTGGCAAAAATATTCTGACTGTAACAAAAACAGAAGGAGTCGCTCTCCCGCTGACATTCACTCAAGGTTTGACC includes these proteins:
- the zgc:171566 gene encoding zgc:171566, with translation MCSSAFVFSVVTSFTGVLCCFLLPQPVYPCIRLNNRPIIGILAQENQKSDLHPQGISYIAASYVKHLEAAGARVVPVRINRTEDEYEKLFYSINGLLLPGGEVDIERSQFARVAKIFYDLAIQANDESDYFPIWGTCLGFEQLTVLTSGKNILTVTKTEGVALPLTFTQAAKESRLFKTFPKDLLQALSTENITANYHDWSLSLQNYTNNNKLQSFYKILSTNTDGHTEFISTMEAYKYPFYAVQWHPERNAFEWVQKRGMAHSPSAVKASFYTADFFVNEARRNFHHFATKTEEEDALIYNYCPAFKGQDVAFLQKYYFD